Genomic segment of Candidatus Afararchaeum irisae:
AAAGGGCAAGACCACCGCAGCCGTGGGGGCAGGTCTACGTGCGGCAGGTCACGGCTACTCAGTACATATGGTACAGTTCATGAAGGGCGAGTGGTTCCCTCAGTACGGCGAGATCAAGTCGCTACAAGACGACGAGAACTTCACCGTAGAACAGTTCGCGACACAGCATTTCATAGAGCCCGACGACGTCACAGAACACGACAGGAAGACGGTAGAGAAGGCTATCGAGGCGTCGAGACGGGCGGTCGACAGTAACTACGACGTCGTGATACTCGACGAGATAAACGTCGCGTCACATTTCGGTCTCGTCTCGGAGGACGAGATGCTCGGTCTTATCGAGTCGAAGAGTCCCGAGACTGAGCTAATACTCACGGGACGTTACGCACCCGAGTCTGTTATACGCGAGGCTGACCTCGTAACACGTATGGAGAACGTCAGACATCCCTACGACGGCGACGGTGACGGTGACGGAGACGGAGACGGAGACGAAGCTGAGGTTGATGACGCTGAGGGCATGGACGCGAGGGAGGGGATAGAGTGGTAGATATCGAGCCAGAGTACACAGAGACAGACGAGTCGAGGCTTCTGGAGTTCGAGAGAGACGGAAGGTACGTCTCAGTCTCGGTGACTAAGAAGGGCTACGGTATGCTTATCG
This window contains:
- a CDS encoding cob(I)yrinic acid a,c-diamide adenosyltransferase, with protein sequence MSDFGRVHVYTGNGKGKTTAAVGAGLRAAGHGYSVHMVQFMKGEWFPQYGEIKSLQDDENFTVEQFATQHFIEPDDVTEHDRKTVEKAIEASRRAVDSNYDVVILDEINVASHFGLVSEDEMLGLIESKSPETELILTGRYAPESVIREADLVTRMENVRHPYDGDGDGDGDGDGDEAEVDDAEGMDAREGIEW